A genome region from Meriones unguiculatus strain TT.TT164.6M chromosome 19, Bangor_MerUng_6.1, whole genome shotgun sequence includes the following:
- the LOC110558631 gene encoding leukocyte elastase inhibitor A, giving the protein MEQLSTANTLFALELFHSLSENSSTGNIFISPFSISSALAMVFLGARGNTAAQLSKTFHFDAVDDIHSRFQSLNAEVSKRGASHKLKLANRLYGEKTYSFLPEFLTSTQKLYGAGLAPVDFQHASEDARKEINQWVKGQTEGKIPELLAVGVVDSMTKLVLVNAIYFKGMWQEKFMKRDTTDAPFRLNKKDTKTVKMMYQKKKFPFGYIPDLKCKVLEMPYQGGELSMIILLPEDTEDESMGLKKIEEQLTSEKLREWTKCENLETIDVHVKLPRFKLEESYTLNSNLGRLGVQDLFTSSKADLSGMSGSRDLFISKIVHKSFVEVSEEGTEAAAATGGIALCMFLPEEEFTVDHPFLFFIRHNPTANLLFLGRVCSP; this is encoded by the exons ATGGAGCAGCTGAGTACAGCCAACACCCTCTTTGCCTTGGAGCTGTTCCACAGCCTGAGTGAAAACAGCTCCACAGGAAACATCTTCATCTCTCCCTTCAGCATCTCTTCTGCCCTGGCCATGGTCTTCCTGGGGGCCAGAGGCAACACTGCAGCCCAGCTCTCTAAG aCTTTTCATTTTGATGCAGTTGATGACATTCATTCAAGGTTTCAAAGCCTGAATGCTGAAGTGAGCAAACGTGGAGCTTCTCACAAACTGAAACTTGCTAACAGACTGTATGGAGAGAAAACCTACAGTTTCCTTCCT GAGTTCTTGACTTCAACTCAGAAACTGTATGGTGCTGGCTTGGCTCCTGTGGATTTCCAGCATGCCTCTGAAGATGCAAGGAAGGAAATAAACCAGTGGGTCAAAGGTCAAACAGAAG GGAAAATTCCAGAACTGTTGGCTGTGGGCGTGGTTGACAGCATGACCAAACTTGTGCTAGTGAATGCCATCTACTTCAAGGGAATGTGGCAGGAGAAATTCATGAAACGGGACACAACCGATGCTCCCTTCCGACTGAATAAG AAAGACACAAAAACAGTAAAGATGatgtatcaaaagaaaaaatttccattTGGTTACATTCCGGACCTGAAGTGCAAGGTGCTGGAGATGCCTTACCAGGGCGGAGAACTTAGCATGATCATTCTGCTGCCTGAAGACACTGAGGATGAGTCCATGGGTCTTAAGAAG ATTGAGGAACAGTTAACTTCAGAAAAACTGCGTGAATGGACCAAATGTGAGAACCTGGAAACCATTGACGTCCATGTCAAATTGCCCAGGTTCAAGTTGGAAGAGAGCTACACCCTTAACTCCAACCTTGGCCGCCTGGGAGTACAGGATCTGTTCACCAGCAGCAAGGCTGATCTGTCTGGCATGTCAGGATCCAGAGATCTCTTCATATCAAAAATTGTCCACAAGTCCTTTGTGGAAGTGAGTGAGGAGGGAACAGAAGCAGCTGCTGCCACAGGGGGCATTGCTCTCTGCATGTTTTTGCCTGAGGAAGAATTCACAGTGGATCATCCATTCCTTTTCTTCATTCGGCACAACCCAACAGCTAACCTGCTCTTCCTTGGCAGGGTCTGTTCCCCATAA
- the LOC110541953 gene encoding leukocyte elastase inhibitor A-like: MEQLSTANTLFALELFHSLSENSSTGNIFISPFSISSALAMVFLGARGNTAAQLSKTFHFDAVDDIHARFQRLNAEVSKRGASHKLKLANRLYGEKTYSFLPEFLASTQKLYGADLAPVDFQHASEDARKEINQWVKGQTEGKIPELLAVGVVDSMTKLVLVNAIYFKGMWQEKFMKRDTTDAPFRLNKKDTKTVKMMYQKKKFPFGYIPDLKCKVLEMPYQGGELSMVILLPEDTEDESMGLKKVEKQLTSEKLRKSTKHENLETIDVHVKLPRFKLEESYTLNSNLGRLGVQDLFTSNKADLSGMSESRDLFISKIVHKSFVEVSEEGTEAAAATGGIVTFRMMLPEEEFTVDHPFLFFIRHNPTANLLFLGRVCSP, from the exons ATGGAGCAGCTGAGTACAGCCAACACCCTCTTTGCCTTGGAGCTGTTCCACAGCCTGAGTGAAAACAGCTCCACAGGAAACATCTTCATCTCTCCCTTCAGCATCTCTTCTGCCCTGGCCATGGTCTTCTTGGGGGCCAGAGGCAACACTGCAGCCCAGCTCTCTAAG ACTTTTCATTTTGATGCGGTTGATGACATTCATGCAAGGTTTCAAAGACTGAATGCTGAAGTGAGCAAACGTGGAGCTTCTCACAAGCTGAAACTTGCTAACAGACTGTATGGAGAGAAAACCTACAGTTTCCTTCCT GAGTTCTTGGCATCCACCCAGAAACTGTATGGTGCTGACTTGGCCCCTGTGGATTTCCAGCATGCCTCTGAGGATGCAAGGAAGGAAATAAACCAGTGGGTCAAAGGTCAAACAGAAG GGAAAATTCCAGAACTGTTGGCTGTGGGCGTGGTTGACAGCATGACCAAACTTGTGCTAGTGAATGCCATCTACTTCAAGGGAATGTGGCAGGAGAAATTCATGAAACGGGACACAACCGATGCTCCTTTCCGACTGAATAAG AAAGACACAAAAACAGTGAAGATGatgtatcaaaagaaaaaatttccattTGGTTACATTCCGGACCTGAAGTGCAAGGTGCTGGAGATGCCTTACCAGGGCGGAGAACTTAGCATGGTCATTCTGCTGCCTGAAGACACTGAGGATGAGTCCATGGGTCTTAAGAAG GTTGAGAAACAGTTAACTTCAGAAAAACTTCGTAAATCGACCAAACATGAGAACCTGGAAACCATTGACGTCCATGTCAAATTGCCCAGGTTCAAGTTGGAAGAGAGCTACACCCTTAACTCCAACCTTGGCCGCCTGGGAGTACAAGATCTGTTCACCAGCAACAAGGCTGATCTGTCTGGCATGTCAGAATCCAGAGATCTCTTCATATCAAAAATTGTCCACAAGTCCTTTGTGGAAGTGAGTGAGGAGGGAACAGAAGCAGCTGCTGCCACAGGGGGCATTGTTACATTCCGAATGATGTTGCCTGAGGAAGAATTCACAGTGGATCATCCATTCCTTTTCTTCATTCGGCACAACCCAACAGCTAACCTGCTCTTCCTTGGCAGGGTCTGTTCTCCATAA